The proteins below come from a single Pieris brassicae chromosome 1, ilPieBrab1.1, whole genome shotgun sequence genomic window:
- the LOC123713483 gene encoding uncharacterized protein LOC123713483 isoform X8, with protein sequence MSWMNRAQSGASQAPQPGPDQTPYNTNQAYGGQPNIYQNFQSGQNTQQQNIWPVQQEQQQQFDQQYGQIYSQSSYGNNSNEFYQQPPQFNQNYCNQNYDNVQQGYQPNFYQNTSTQQQVFNQNKPNNDTWEDNWGWGWEDASKQSQKNVSQVPVQLTKEPVYNQNANIIEESFSSNDNWNWSMENKPKEPSLKCEEKCSTPDTNQMNANALPYSQGNVNTTASLNFEQVKTLNDRDVVKEQMPNLMMGKRFNLENLTPQWSIESQMSQDSSDGPLTHSEGTHSTHRSENQSRSSNKSSPGPNIDSTTFNFSQTVHEMSDQVNELTKSIEDSVSESHYMYNANLFDNSNDLSQSMSEMHINKIEKSEAVNEEGPITEHLENTVAVNNMYASNVNQRPSPLPSPATNPQQTPLQSIPSLHSRQSPMPPAPPVTGSSQQNLNMPPRNPTNTIAVTDNVVPTQPSHPATGCLPPPPNFSSSSSNPFKHSGPFSHKTIGVTQHNSYPMPQAISSASNLVSPAAVSKLSQGRMPDGFGANLETTPDNSERPDQLPPSTYRSSITHNMPDNLEVAPQNDRNEYLQTAHLSGNDFGENNDFSRPPPPGSRRMGVGQQDLEYNQDLNISGEEPPPGLARMVPGQQTESDNTYNQASEVYMDRHIDGQPTDSINRPYRRADGQQTPDEYVQTSQNRGSDRRLVGLDRMVPGEPSNDDYSQFQNTNYSGTNEQRVVTGVDNSFPITTEVGLSEIREQNVDGSDYTEQNLTSTSRNVIGARETSNVTTPEYNMSVEDQQREITMEGENLQDLSMVSSADVSFREHTFDTSNINIGSNMESNDAGLEYIGNNSRKQSLNRSSGDSGESEGDRGYKASPRKDREKHKPSRDRDKDLKYPRDDRKYERDSERRPYPEDRRSERERRDKEKDKERARRDRDDSPESRRHRRSVHSRRYETEDTDYYSDKDRDRRRYREGSYSSKPPRPDENDRRYDDRRRYNTIERERRHEDERERRRPKDRYERRYREIDPTRRHPRRPDEDRRRVVTFSSDAKSESSKAGGDTYSSGSRAGSRDATATDEDPDEPRRRPRDERRRYRTRPDPPYDEYAMSGYGGDAYAAQYEYYERLRRADPAAYMRLYHQIMAGHLQQHRYPGYELRGEERGSVHSGRSSANGLKGPDAYYGGLLRAPPTFRTDGSDREVTTDASLNLQLEESTVRSERMTPFKYSTAHIKGTLSAGTLVVVRAAWPADGRPAPVRLLPLTALLAADPMAQELAALPGPLVRGVTHKKNVIEYCMTRVRDAPRCEAARRDVTGYTLVWELLALLLRQNGVVMGSDVAELLMNNAKEYEYRVPSLTPPSGSRVASSASLNCEEEVADVQITPPLPTPAETEVVVDEKEATEKLRELLTYGSQQEALEWAMNNGLWAHALTLAAGCERRTRGAVSARFVGALSTTDPLHTLYAARAQRTPPAATCVGDVRWGDWRPHVAILLANPSTKQEQDQRTVTQFGDSLAARGLLYSAQFCYLTAGMPFAPHPLAPYATPTLTTPTAPRLSLLLADGKANKLSHFATNQAIFATEIYEYAVSLSQDYIIDNLQVYKFLIATRLAECGFVERALRYTEAVGRAALARPQSQPPALLTAVTHLADRLKYHDPAEAAGEEVADAGEGSGEGSGEPSPRHNHWIQDVRDMAHAAVIASAEASQQNTPQHQPIADPYSQQNWGDQTIQPQNYPEVQQQDPQPDYTPPAQYYQPPTSAATSAAAPAPAENEYAYTATDDFTYGGNETDYTYGGEWTRDDPYWQGDSQYQYGERARGLRRRGPVPRPPRPSAPCPAPRRVLRPALSAGHSPLFKPLVFGGTYPIDEPCDRISSSDDEEGIGLPDTVRIFESMLARRANMYRRGYRSGRSPQTFEIDEPLDLADTPPEAFFRERDAKYYVAGPKTFDIDEPFILE encoded by the exons ATGTCGTGGATGAATCGGGCTCAAAGCGGCGCGTCCCAGGCACCGCAGCCGGGGCCCGATCAGACACCGTATAATACCAATCAG GCATATGGTGGTCAGCCAAATATATACCAAAACTTTCAATCTGGACAAAATAcacaacaacaaaatatatggcCAGTACAGCAagaacaacaacaacaatttGATCAGCAATATGGACAAATTTATTCACAGTCTAGCTATGGCAACAATTCTAATGAGTTTTATCAACAACCACCTcaatttaatcaaaactacTGTAACCAAAATTATGACAATGTGCAACAGGGATATCAGCCAAACTTTTACCAAAATACTTCAACTCAACAACAGGTATTCAATCAAAATAAACCTAACAATGATACATGGGAAGACAACTGGGGTTGGGGTTGGGAAGATGCATCAAAACAAAGCCAAAAGAATGTAAGTCAGGTACCTGTTCAACTCACTAAGGAACCAGTGTACAATCAAAATGCTAATATTATTGAAGAAAGTTTTTCTTCCAATGACAACTGGAATTGGAGCATGGAAAACAAACCAAAAGAACCATCCTTAAAATGTGAAGAAAAATGTAGTACACCTGATACAAACCAAATGAATGCAAATGCGCTTCCTTATAGCCAGGGAAATGTTAACACTACTGCTTCCTTAAATTTTGAACAAGTGAAAACATTAAATGATAGGGATGTTGTTAAGGAACAAATGCCTAACTTGATGATGGGTAAGCGATTCAATCTGGAAAACCTAACACCCCAATGGTCTATTGAGTCTCAAATGTCTCAAGATTCTAGTGATGGTCCTTTAACACACTCAGAAGGAACTCACAGTACCCATAGAAGTGAAAATCAGTCTAGAAGTTCTAACAAAAGTAGCCCAGGGCCAAATATTGACTCcacaacttttaatttttcacaGACTGTTCATGAAATGTCTGATCAAGTAAATGAACTTACAAAGTCTATAGAAGACTCGGTTTCCGAAAgtcattatatgtataatgccAATTTATTCGACAATTCTAATGATTTATCACAATCTATGAGTGaaatgcatataaataaaatagagaaATCTGAAGCTGTAAATGAAGAAGGACCTATAACTGAACATTTAGAAAACACAGTGGcagtaaataatatgtatgctTCAAATGTGAACCAGAGACCTTCACCGCTTCCATCTCCAGCTACTAATCCCCAACAGACTCCTTTGCAATCTATCCCAAGCTTGCACTCTAGACAATCACCAATGCCTCCTGCTCCCCCAGTCACTGGGTCAAGTCAACAAAATTTGAATATGCCTCCTCGAAACCCTACAAATACTATAGCTGTTACCGACAATGTGGTGCCTACTCAACCATCTCATCCAGCAACAGGTTGTTTGCCACCACCACCGAACTTTTCATCATCTTCATCCAATCCTTTCAAACATTCTGGACCATTTTCACACAAGACAATTGGAGTGACACAACATAATTCTTATCCAATGCCCCAAGCTATATCTTCTGCTTCTAATTTAGTATCCCCTGCAGCTGTAAGTAAATTATCACAGGGCAGAATGCCAGATGGTTTTGGAGCTAACTTAGAAACCACACCAGACAACTCCGAAAGACCTGACCAATTACCTCCCTCAACATATAGGTCATCTATCACTCATAATATGCCTGACAATTTAGAGGTGGCACCACAGAATGATAGAAATGAATATTTACAAACGGCTCATTTATCTGGAAATGATTTTGGAGAAAACAATGACTTCAGTCGACCCCCACCTCCTGGATCTCGAAGAATGGGAGTAGGTCAACAAGATTTAGAATATAATCAAGACTTGAACATCTCAGGTGAAGAACCACCTCCTGGTCTTGCACGTATGGTCCCTGGCCAGCAAACAGAGTCAGATAATACTTATAATCAGGCTAGTGAGGTTTATATGGATAGGCACATTGATGGTCAGCCCACAGATAGCATAAATAGGCCGTATCGAAGGGCTGATGGGCAACAGACACCAGATGAATATGTACAAACTTCACAGAATAGAGGTAGTGACAGAAGACTTGTTGGTTTGGATAGAATGGTGCCTGGAGAGCCAAGTAATGATGACTATTCACAATTTCAGAACACTAACTATAGCGGAACTAATGAACAACGTGTTGTCACCGGTGTTGACAATAGTTTCCCAATAACAACTGAAGTTGGTTTATCAGAAATTCGCGAACAGAATGTGGATGGCTCAGATTACACTGAGCAGAATTTGACTAGTACTTCTCGTAATGTTATAGGTGCCCGCGAAACAAGCAATGTTACCACGCCCGAATATAATATGTCTGTGGAGGATCAGCAAAGAGAAATAACTATGGAAGGAGAGAACTTACAAGATCTTAGTATGGTGTCCTCTGCTGATGTATCTTTCCGAGAGCATACCTTTGACACTTCTAACATTAATATTGGGTCTAACATGGAAAGTAATGATGCTGGCCTTGAATATATAGGTAATAATTCCCGGAAACAATCCCTTAACCGGTCTTCTGGTGACTCTGGTGAATCTGAAGGCGACAGAGGCTACAAAGCTTCCCCGCGAAAAGATCGTGAAAAGCACAAACCATCAAGAGATCGTGACAAAGATTTAAAGTACCCTAGAGATGATCGAAAATACGAACGAGACTCTGAACGACGGCCTTATCCCGAAGATAGACGCTCAGAAAGAGAACGAAGAGATAAGGAAAAGGATAAAGAACGAGCCCGGAGGGACAGAGATGATAGCCCTGAGTCCCGAAGGCACCGTCGTAGCGTTCATAGTCGACGTTACGAGACAGAAGATACTGACTATTATAGTGACAAGGACAGAGATCGCAG GCGATACCGTGAAGGTTCATATTCATCGAAACCTCCTCGTCCTGACGAAAATGATAGGCGATATGACGATCGGCGACGCTACAATACAATAGAGCGAGAGCGGCGACACGAGGACGAGCGCGAAAGACGGCGGCCAAAGGATCGCTACGAACGCCGCTATAGGGAAATTGACCCAACCCGCCGTCACCCGCGACGCCCAGATGAAGATAGAAGACGAG TTGTGACATTTTCGAGCGATGCTAAATCGGAGTCGAGTAAAG CAGGAGGAGACACGTACTCGTCGGGCTCTCGTGCCGGATCACGTGATGCAACTGCAACAGATGAAGATCCAGACGAGCCCAGGAGAAGGCCTCGCGATGAGCGAAGGCGGTATAGGACCAGACCTGATCCACCATATGACG AGTACGCGATGAGTGGTTACGGCGGTGACGCGTACGCAGCGCAGTATGAATACTACGAACGCTTGCGTCGCGCTGATCCCGCCGCTTACATGCGATTGTATCATCAGATTATGGCTGGACATCTTCAACAACATCGCTATCCTG GTTATGAGCTGCGGGGTGAAGAACGCGGTAGCGTGCACTCGGGCCGGTCCAGTGCGAACGGACTAAAGGGACCCGACGC gTACTACGGCGGGCTGCTGCGAGCGCCGCCAACATTCCGCACCGATGGGTCCGACAG agAGGTGACAACAGACGCCTCCCTTAACCTGCAATTGGAAGAGTCCACGGTACGCTCCGAACGAATGACGCCTTTTAAATACTCCACAGCGCATATCAAG GGGACTCTATCCGCTGGTACTCTCGTGGTGGTACGTGCGGCTTGGCCGGCAGATGGGCGCCCAGCACCGGTGAGACTATTACCACTCACAGCTCTACTGGCAGCTGACCCCATGGCCCAGGAATTAGCTGCGCTGCCTGGACCACTCGTTAGAG GTGTGACTCACAAGAAGAACGTGATAGAGTATTGCATGACCCGGGTACGAGATGCCCCTCGGTGTGAGGCGGCGCGTCGTGACGTCACAGGGTACACACTTGTTTGGGAACTGCTCGCTCTACTACTGAGACAGAATGGG GTGGTGATGGGATCGGACGTAGCAGAGCTGTTGATGAATAACGCTAAGGAGTACGAGTACCGAGTGCCCTCACTTACGCCACCCTCAG GGTCTCGCGTTGCGTCTTCGGCAAGTCTTAACTGTGAAGAAGAAGTGGCTGACGTCCAAATTACACCTCCGCTGCCAA CTCCAGCTGAAACAGAGGTGGTGGTGGACGAAAAAGAGGCAACAGAAAAGCTTAGGGAGCTACTCACCTATGGCAGTCAGCAGGAAGCACttg AATGGGCGATGAATAATGGACTATGGGCGCACGCCCTGACCTTAGCAGCGGGATGCGAGCGCCGCACGCGTGGTGCCGTATCTGCGCGATTTGTGGGAGCTCTGTCCACCACCGACCCCCTGCATACGCTTTACGCTGCAAGGGCACAGCGCACGCCACCTGCTGCCACC TGCGTGGGTGACGTACGATGGGGTGACTGGCGGCCTCACGTGGCTATTTTGTTGGCTAATCCCTCAACTAAGCAGGAACAAGATCAAAGGACCGTCACCCAGTTTG GTGATTCGCTAGCGGCCCGTGGACTTTTATACTCAGCCCAATTCTGCTACTTAACCGCGGGGATGCCTTTCGCCCCTCACCCATTGGCGCCTTACGCGACGCCCACACTGACAACGCCCACTGCGCCACGCCTCTCGCTGCTATTGGCTGATGGAAAAGCCAACAAACTGTCACACTTCGCTACTAACCAGGCGATATTCGCAACCGAAATTTACGAGTACGCAGTGTCGCTCAGTCAGGATTATATCATTGATAATTTGCAG GTATACAAGTTTCTAATAGCCACCCGGCTAGCGGAGTGTGGGTTTGTGGAACGAGCCCTAAGATATACGGAGGCAGTTGGTCGAGCTGCACTCGCGAGACCACAATCCCAGCCACCGGCACTTCTTACTGCTGTTACACACCTTGCAGACAG GCTAAAGTATCACGACCCAGCCGAAGCAGCAGGCGAAGAAGTGGCTGATGCTGGGGAAGGAAGTGGTGAGGGTAGCGGGGAGCCTTCCCCTCGGCATAACCACTGGATACAGGACGTAAGGGATATGGCGCACGCTGCTGTCATCGCTTCG GCGGAAGCTTCGCAACAGAACACGCCGCAGCATCAGCCAATAGCAGATCCTTATTCGCAACAGAACTGGGGTGATCAG ACAATCCAACCTCAGAATTACCCTGAAGTTCAGCAACAGGACCCACAACCAGACTATACGCCTCCTGCCCAGTATTATCAGCCTCCCACTAGCGCTGCCACTTCCGCTGCTGCTCCCGCGCCCGCTGAAAACGAGTACGCGTATACGGCCACTGATGATTTTACGTACGGTGGCAACGAAACAGATTATACCTATGGCGGCGAATGGACCAGAGATGATCCCTATTGGCAGGGCGACTCTCAGTACCAATATGGAGAG CGCGCGCGTGGGCTGCGGCGGCGAGGTCCCGTGCCAAGGCCCCCGCGCCCCTCTGCACCGTGCCCCGCGCCCCGCCGGGTCCTTCGTCCTGCCCTCAGCGCCGGCCACTCGCCGCTGTTCAAACCCCTGGTGTTCGGCGGGACCTACCCCATCGACGAGCCCTGCGATCGCATCTCGTCCTCGGATGACGAGGAAGGAATAGGTTTGCCCGACACGGTGAGGATATTCGAGTCGATGCTCGCC